CAATTTGGGGAATGTACAGCTGGAGTTGTTCGAGTATGTGTTGCTCTGTAATATGAGGTTGTATCTTGTCGTTTTCACTCCATTCCTGCAACCGTTCTTTACGACTCAGAATATTGGTTTTACCTGCCACACTTTTGACTATATAAGCTGTAGGCAATAGCATTACTTGATTGCCCAAACGAAAAAAACCACAAGTAATATCATCGTTTGGCAAGAAAGCTTCAGCAATTACTTCACTCAATGGAAAATCTGCCAGTATTTGTTGCACACCATCGTTGGCTTCTTCCAAAGTAGTGACCATTCTTACGCCTACACTGCCCGATTCGGCAGTAGGCTTGAGTACCATCGGAAACCCCACCGCACTTTGACTGAGTAGAGACGAAACCTCTTTCAGGTTTGAGCGAGTAAGTATAAGGTGGGTAGGAATAGGTAAACCAACCTCTTTTAAAATACGTTGGCAGTCATTTTTTTGTAGTAAGTTGCGCAGCGTTTGGGCATTTGAGCCAAGCAAAGGCAAGCCTCGTGCTTGTACATAGTCGTTGAGCCATACCGCTTTTTCATCACCATTGTTTACATAATAGGCATTGCTCCAAATCATTGTTTGAGCAGGAGTGTTGTCCAGTGTTTGTTCCAGTTGGGCTACGTTTTCTACCTCCGTTGTGGTTACTTCAACGCCTGCTTGTTGTAATATATTGGTGGCTCTTTTTACCTCATCTGGAGTAGTGAGCCAGCCATTCCGCCAGTGTCCTTTGCTGCTGATTATTTTGACTTTCATTGTTTTGCTTGTTTTAGCTAAGTTCCTTATTGAGCTACATTCGGATTGTTGCAGGGTATAAGGCTTCTCAATTGATTTGTATTCGATGGAAAATGTTGTGAATAAAACCCAATATAATGATGTTTTTCCAAAGGCAAAACAAGTGTTTTTAAATGCTCAAAGCTGCTGTATATAGTTGGGTCATTACCTCGTGCTCTTTTGCCGAAAGTGTGGTCAATAAGTAAGCACATTCATCTACCAACACCTTGTGTTGAGTAAGCCCTATTTGATCCAACAAATCAGCCACTTGGGTCCATTGCTGAGCTATATTATCAAAGCGTTCATAAGCCACTGCAAAGGCATCAATCGCCAGTAGTTCATAACTTTCTTTCAAAAAATCGCGGTATATGTTTCTAAATAAAGCCCCTCCTGTACCAGCCCGTTCCATCAACATTGCTGTTGTCTGAAACTCATGTTTGATGTTTTTACTTTGTTCAAACCATTGCTTTACTTCAGTGGCAGTCTTGAGTATGCCTTTGTATCCCAGGTTTTGGATGGGTGGATTGAGGTACCTTTGAGCATTGTTGATCAAGGCATTTTGAATGGCTTTTTTGAGATCAAATGCTTGCCCACTATGGGTAATGGTATAGCTTAAGTTGCGTGATGCCATAGCACCTTTGGCGCTTCGGGCAAGTGCCAGACTGGGTAACGAAGTGCTTACCTGACTTCCCTGAGGTTGTGTATCTATCAAATATGCCTTGGTTTGGTCATAACCATACATGGCAGCGTAATGTGCGGCAAAATGGATTTTTTTTGTGAAATAGTCTAAATGATAACAGTCTAGCTTAAGCCCTACAGCCTTGCCTTGATCAATATAACCTTTCACATTTTTCCAGGCTTTTTTCACCGAGGAAGTCTCTTTTACCTCAAGCATAAGCCCTAGATGATTGCAAATATTTTGGGTAAGTTGATCCGGTTTAACCCTCCCCCCTATAAAAGGATAATCCATTGATTTTGTGCGCCAGAAAATGAAGCCTAAGCCCTCACCCAAGCCAAATAGCATGGGCTCTGATAAATGGATGCCTAGTTGCTTGAGTAAACTCCCGGTAGCAGTTGTTTCGCAATGTTGCCCAATAAATGGGTTAAAATCTTCAATGATCATAGGTTATTTTTTGGTTTGGTTAATAGCAATGGCTTGCTCAATGTAATGTTTGAGTATGTCTTGATTGAAGCTGGTAAGAGAGAGAATCCTCAGGGTTTTACCTTTGCCAGTGAGCAAGCCTGGTTTATCTTCCATTTTGCTACCCTTCAGGAAACCAATATCTGCCCCATGTGGCATAGTACGCAAGTGGCATATCCCTCCATTGGCATTGGTATAAGTAGTGATGCGTACTTTTTGGGTTTCAACGATGCCCTCATAAGATTGTAACAATGTCCTGACTTTAATGAATAAACTTTTGTGTTCACTGTATAAATCTTTGTCAAACTGTTTCATAATGAATTAAAAGGTGATGGGTAAGAATATTTTAGTGAGTAACTCTTCTTCGGGAGTATTGTCAGGAGTATTGAGGTATTGGTCAAAAATGGGTGCTTCACGCAATGAATAACTACTGTTAAATAACCACTGCTTAAGCACCAGGTTGTATACTGTGTCTAACTGAGCGTAACTCCCCTGATAGGTAAACATGGCGTATTTTCCGGCAGGCAGTGTTTTTACTACAAATTCGCCTTCTGATGCCACAGGTTTTGCCAAGGTTACACAAGCCTCGTATTGGTACAATATATCACCAGCTATTTCGGGATGGTCGTGCGAGATACCAAACATCTCCATTGTAGGATAAAATAATTGTTGGGCAAATACATACGTCATCAGTTTTTGCCAGGCTTTTTGAATGACACTGGTTTCATATTTACCTAAAATTCGGGTGCTCAATAGCTGTTGGGCAGGTAAATCGATAATTTTGGGAGTAAGGACAAAACCCGGTAAAGTAGTATTGGTAGTTTGTGGTTGGTTTTTAATAAACTGTTGTTGCTGTTCTCTAAAGGCTTGGGGGCTTTTGCCAAAATATTTGCGAAAAGCATGGCTAAACGAAGAAGGCAGCTCGTAGCCCATCTGATAGCTCAGGTCGTGGATAGGGGTATGACTATAAGTAAGCAACTGGGCGGCAGTTTCCATACGCACTCGCTTAATGTATGCCCCCAGTGGTTCGTTGAGGTAAGCTCTGATAATGCGGTGAAAGTGAAAAACCGAGAAATTACCTATTTCGGCAAGTCGTGCCACATCTAAAGGTTCAGACAAATGCTGGCGAATGTATTCCAGGACTTTTTGAATGCGGGTTTGGTAGTCGTTATGAAGATCGTGTTGATTTGTCATAATTGTGTTGGGAGTTCAATAACACAAATATGGGCAAATCAAATGACAGCCACTTGTTCATTTTTGCTTTCTTAAAAAAATACAAGAAGGGAAAGTTAGGAAGAGAAAAGGGGCAGCGATAAGAGGACTGACTATGACTCAGCCCTCGTTATCTTTCAAATCTAAGTACTAATTAATTATCTTAAAAGTTGTGTAGACAGTTTACACATAAGTAGCCCTGATTTTGTAAGAAACATCATTGCTGCTAGGTGTAAAGTCAAAAGCATACTTGTCAAAATCAGGGTAAGGAATTTCTTCGTAATGGAGCCATTCCTTGTCGCTTACCTGATAATAATAGTGCCCTTCAAGACCAACACAAGCTACTTGACGATCGTTGCTTGTAAAATAAATCACTTCAAGCTCCTGAGGATAACCGTGGCTATCGTTTAGCTTCACCTTATTGCCGTCAGGGCTTATAGAGCCAAGAGGGGCCTCCTCTTGCCATTTTACATATACATCGTTTAAAACCATAGTATTATAGTAGTTATTGCTTGTGGGAGCAAAACATACACATTTTGCGCTCCCTGAAATAAGCGTATATTATAAAGGGAATTACCCCTTGAAATAGTTGCACTAACACACAACGAAGATAATAGGCTAATGTGTTATTTTCCAATAGGAATATGATTTTTGTTAAGCCCAAATTACCTTATTTTTAAGCAAATGTTACGTGCATTTTTGTTTTGCTTATTTGGTATATAATCGGTCAATACGCTCTTTGTGTAGACATTGTCCCAAACTACCAAATTTTTTTAGCGTAAATTGTGATTAAAACAGTTTTTGTGTAATACTAAGTTTGAACTTTATGAAGCGGTGTATTTTTTTTGTTTGAAATCCTCTAGTAGACTTTAAGTATTGTTGGTGGGAAGTAAACAATAAAAGCTCAGTCATTATTTTTTGCTCTCGTGTTGTTGCGGGAGCAGGGTATCACTTGAGAGCCAGATCAATACATTATTTGTTTGACTTTGAGTAAGTTCTTGTTCAAAGAAATTGACAATCTCTTGGCTGGTATATCGAAAACTAAAGTGGGTAAGCACAAACTGACACTTTGGATGTTGATTGATGTGTGGCTTAAGGTGTTTCCAGTGTGTGTGGCAACGTTCGTTGGCGTAAGCCTCATTGACTGGTTTCAGAAAAGTACACTCTGTAATAATGGTAGGGTAGTCAAATAGCCACGCATTGTTATCAAAAACCGAGGCGTGGGTGTCGCCCATAAACACAAACAATGGTTGGTAATAAGTTTCTTCCACTGTTTCGCCTTTTTGCTTGGCTTCTTGCTTTTTTTGCGCCATCAACTGTCCAAACTCTTGCATTTTGCCCTCCGCCATTTTTTGCTGTTTCAATGCCTCATATTCAGGCTTGAGCCTTTGTTTTTTCTCGGCAAAAGCATAGCCCACACATACAATACTATGTTCACAATTAACCACTTTTACCTGATACCGATCGTTTTTACCTATGTAAAATGTGTCTCCACCAGCAACTCCCGTAATACTGTAACTGCCACGTAAGCGAGGGTTGTAAGGTGCCGAGTGGTTAAGACAGCGTCGGGCAATGATGTATTCTTCTAAATAATTTTGAGAAGCTTTGGGTAAATAAATTTGTACCCCATTGCGACTCGCCAGATACTCTATATCCGCAATGTGGTCGTTGTGAGTGTGGGTTACCAACACATAGTCGCCCTGCCTGCCTTCGGCGAGTGCAGCATCGAGGCAAAGCTTGAGCTGTGGAATATAAAAAAAGGTTTTATCACCCGAGCGTGAATAGCCTTCTATAGTAAATGTGGTATTAGGGATAGTCCATTTTCGCCATTGCCGAAAAGGGTGCCCTTCGACCATATTGGGAGTACTAAATGTTGTCATCTGAGGGTATCAAGTTTAAGTTGTAATCAATGCTTCATCTAAACTTATCCAGTCTTTTTTGGGGTGCTTTCGCCCAAATGTTTCAGGGTATAAAATTTCGCTGATAATTTCTACCGAATCAGCCAAGCGAGGACCAGGGCGGTTAAAATACTGATTGCCATCGGTCAGGTATACTTGCCCGTTTTGTACAGCAGGCAGTTCTTTCCAACCAGGCAAATCTGTTAATAGGTTAATCTCTTGCAGGGTACGCTCAATACCAAACCCACAAGGCATAATTAAGATCACGTCAGGGTTTTGTTGCTCAATGTCAGCCCATTGGATATAGTGCGAGTGCTGGGCTTCTTTGCCAAATAAATTGACTCCCCCCGCTTTTTCTACCAAAGTGGGCACCCAGTTGGCGGCATTCATCAAAGGAGAAAGCCATTCTATACAAGCCACTCTTTTTTTACGGGCAATAGGTTGGGTGGTTTGCTCTACTGAATCAATTCTTGCCAATAAGCTAGTGACCAATTGCTGGGCTTTTTGGGGTACTCCCAAAGCTTTACCTACCGCCAATATATCGTTGAATACGTCCTGAAAACCTACTGGTTCGAGGTTGATAATCTGTGGGTTAGAGCTGATTAACTGGCATACGGCGGCTTCTACATCTTTCATACTTACTGCGCATACCTCACATTGCGACTGAGTAACTACGAAATCGGGTGCGAGCTTTTCCAGTACCTCATTGTATACTTCATATACCGACAAGCCTTTTTGTACCAAAGCACCTACACTTTGGTCTATTTCGGCACTACTGCCTTGCGGAAACTTGGCTTCGGTGCATACGGGCAAATTGGTGATACCTACCGGGTAATCACATTCGTGTGACCTACCAACCAATTGATCTTGAAAGCCCAAAGCACATACTATCTCGGTGGCGCTGGGCAAAAGCGATATAATCTTGTTCATGGAATGGGTGTTTTTCTGAGAAAACAAAAATACAAGAGATTATACACAATGTTTACATTATGTGTTTAAACCTTGATAATATAGGGCGTTTGAAGAGTGAATAATGCTGAAAACTTACAAAATATTACATTGGAATCTTTTTTTTTCAAAGAAAACAGACCTTTGTTGCAATTACTTTTTTGGTAAAAAACGCATAAAAGAATGTATACACCAACAAAAATGTCACGCATGGATACCTCCAATGCTATTGGCATATTTGACAGCGGAATAGGAGGGTTGACTGTAGCACGTGCTGTGCGCCAGTTGTTGCCACAAGAAAGCATCATATACTTTGGCGATACGGCTCATTTGCCTTATGGCGATAAGTCTACAGCTGCACTTCAGGCGTATGCCATCAAAATATGCAACGTATTGCTTCAGCAAAACTGTAAAGTAATATTGATGGCTTGTAACTCTGCATCGGTAGCCGCTTATGACTTGGTAAAAGAGTATGTAGGTAGCCGGGCTAAGGTAATGAATGTGATAGAGCCCATGATCAATTACATAAACGATGTATATGCAGGCAAGAATGTAGGGTTGATAGGTACCAAGCAAACTATTTTGTCGAATGTATACAAAAAAAAGGTAGACCAACTAGGGGCAGGTATAGACCTTAGGTCGTTGGCAACCCCATTGTTGGTGCCTATGATCGAGGAGAATTTTTTCAAGAACAGTATTCGGGCAGAAATCATTGAGACCTATTTGTCACGAGAAGAATTACAGGACATTGACGCCTTGATTTTGGGTTGTACACATTATCCTTTGATCAAAGCGTCTATCCAAAAATTTTATAACACCAAGGTAGAAGTGCTCGACTCGTCAGAGATCGTAGCAAGTTCGCTTAAGGGAATGTTGGAAATGCATAACCTGACCAACAAGACTGGCAAAGTGTTGCAAAAGTTTTATGTTTCAGACTTTACTCAATCTTTTGAAACTTCTACCCAGTTGTTTTTTGGCAAGCATGTACAATTGACGCACTATCCTTTATGGGAGTAAAAAGGCTTACTTTGGTACATGAGACTGCCGTAATCTTGTAAAAAACGTATATTAACTTGACACCTTTATATATGTAATGCCCTAAACTGTATAAATTATTTGATTTTGACAGGTTGCTTTGTGCAACTGTTGTAGGTAAACTACTTTCTATTAATTGTCCTGTTTAGTGTATAAAACGAACTATAGATAACAAATAACCAAACGCCAACGGCTATACTATTACAAAGATGACCTCAGAGCTTGTTTAAACTTCACCTAATAGATGTTTTACGCGATTTTTGCACTCATATGAGCACAAAACTCATCGAAAATCACGCTAAATACGAATGTTTTAAACAAGCTCTCAAACACAAATTTACGGTAGTTATGAGAAAACGAATATTCAACTTAAGTTATAAAACCCTTTTTGTCGTACTGCTATCAGCTTTTTTTGCGCATTCAACCAAGGCCCAAAAAATTTATAAAATGGCTGAGCCCGACGCCTACAAAATATATAGGTCGCTGGAACAAGCCCTGCAGGAACCTAATAAAGTAAAACATCTTGACTTGAGCGAGCAAAAGCTCTTGGCAGTGCCCAGTGACATCCAAAAGTTTAAAAACCTGGTAATACTGGACTTGTTCAATACCAAAATTACCCGTTTGCCTCAGACCATCACTGCTTTGACCAACCTGGAAGAGCTGAACCTGAGCCAAAACCCTGACTTGAACTTAGCTGAAGTTTTTAGACAATTGACCAAGTTACCTTATTTGCGTAAGCTACACCTGGCCTATAGCAAACTCTCCATGCTGCCACCCGAAATAGGGCTTTTGTCGCAGCTTGAGGTACTTAATTTATACAAAAACAAGTTGCGTACGTTGCCTGCCACGGTGAGTAAACTTACCAAGCTCAAAGAGGTATACTTACAGTCTAACCAATTGAGCCAAATCCCGGCTTGTATTACTACACTTGCCAACTTACAAGTACTAGACTTATACCACAACCAGGTGCAGTTTGTACCAGCCAACATTGGCAAGTTAGGGCATTTGCGCATATTGAATTTGCACCAAAATGCTTTGCATAAGTTTGATAAAAACGCATGGCAGCTACAAAATCTCGAAGAACTTTACTTGGGTTCTAACCCCCACCTCAACTATGAAGAAGTGTTGGCAGTACTGGCAAAACTACCCCATCTGCGTGTACTTAACCTTACTAACAATAATATAAAGGAGCTACCAATGGAGGTAGGAATGATGCTTAACTTACAGGAACTTTACCTGCAAAATAATTACTTGAGCAAATTGCCCGAAGAGTTAAGTTTGTTAAAAAACTTACATGTACTCTCGCTGGCTAAAAACCGTTTTACTCAGCTACCCAAACGGTTTGTCAAACTTACCAACTTGAAAGTATTAAGCCTAAGCCAAAACCCGCAGCTTGATTATGCACAAGTGTTTGACGTATTGGGTAACCTGGAGGGTTTGCAGAAGCTTGACCTATCGGGCAATAACTTACAAAAACTTTCGGGGCAGATTGTGTTTTTACAAGGGTTAAGAGATTTAGACTTGCGCAACAATCATTTGAAATCGCTTAGCCCCAAGGTAGCCTTGCTCACCAACTTGCGTAAACTGGATTTATACCAAAATCAGCTATCAAGTTTGCCCAAGCGTATTCATTCGTTGAATAACCTGATAGAGCTATACCTGGGCAAAAACAGGTTGCCCAAAACTGAGCAACTCAAAATTAAGGCTTGGTTTCCGAATGCCTTGGTAAGCTTTCATTAAACCTCATTTCCGCTCTTTTGACAAAGGCTTTGTTCTATCTGTTGGATAGGGCAAAGCCTTTGGTGTTTTTATACCTGCCTACATCAATTTTATTTTGGTGTACTCCCCCCAATAGTATTTAGTCGATAGCTGATTCGAGTAAATGTTTACCTTGTTAAATACTGTAAACCAGTATTTTATATTAAGATTGCTTACTCAGTTTATTTTTAAAAGTGTGTCGGTTTTACGCCCAAACACCCAATTAAATAGTTTTTAAATTCGTAAATAACTGAGAACCAGCAAACAACTTTGACTAAAATCACTGCGGAGTATTGCCCCAAAAAAGCTATCTTGTAATGATAGTAATTCTCCTTACCTAAAATTATAATCTTATGAAAAGAGTATTTGCCTGGTTGGTATTCGTTTTTGTGAGTCACTATACCTTGGCTCAAGGCGTAGATAATAATGAACTTTTGCAGCGTATTGACAAAAACATTCAGGAAAACATGCAAAGATGGCAAATTCCTGGGCTTGCTATAGCCATTGTCAAAGACGGAAAAACAGTTTTTATGAAAGGTTATGGGGTAACCAAAGTGGGAGGCAAGCAAAAAGTAGATAAGCATACCTTGTTTATGATCGGGTCTAACACTAAAGCTTTTACTGGTACGGCTATAGCCTTGTTGCACGCCCGCCGTAAGCTCAACCTAAACGATCGGGTACAAAAGTGGTTGCCATCTTTTAGGCTCAAAGACCCACTGGCTGCCAAAGAAGCCAGTATTGCCGACTTGTTGTCGCACAGATTGGGATTCAAAACATTTCAAGGAGATTTTGTCTATTGGGGTTCTAAGCTTTCGCGGACAGAAGTAGTGCAAAAAATGGGATTGATTGACGCACCCTATAGTTTACGTACCCGCTGGGGGTATTGTAATGCAGCTTTTGTGGCAGCCGGAGAGCTTACCGCCAAGGTAGCTGGGCAAAGCTGGGAAACCTACATACGGTCACAGATACTGAAGCCGTTGGGGATGAATGAAACTTTGATGTTGTCAGAAGAGTTTGCCAAAGCCTCTAACATTGCTCAGCCTCATTCGTTGGTAGCAGGCAAACTGGCCAGTGTACCCATCATCAACATTGATAACCTTGCGCCCGCAGGTAGTATGGCATCCAATGTCCAAGACATGGCCACTTGGCTAAATGCCCAGGTATATGATGGCAAGCCCAACGGTAAACAGCTTATTCCGGGACGGGTATTTCGTATTACACGTATTCCCCAATCTATTTTGGGCACCAACCAACGGCACCAAAAAGCAACTCATTTTTACTTGTATGGTTTGGGGTTGAGCATCAACGACCGCAAGGGTAAACTGGTTTATTCACACACAGGAGGCGTTAACGGCTTTTTATCGTCAGTGGTGTTTGTGCCAGAAGATAAACTAGGCATAGTAGTGTTGACAAACAGTGACCAAAACAACTTTTTTGAACATTTGACCGATAAGTTAAGAGATTTGTTTTTGAAAGTGCCTGTAAAAAACAATGACGCTCAATTATACCAAAAATTTGTAGCAAAAAAACAGACAGAACAAGAGTTAATTGATTCTTTAAAAAAGGTAGTGGCTCAAAAGAACTCGCCTAACATTGCATTGAAAAAGTTTGCAGGAAAATACCATAACAAAGTGTACGGAGAGGTTGAGATAAAGAAGCGTAAGGGAAAACTGATCTTGCATTTTGCTAACCACCCCCAGCTGAAAGGTCAACTTGAGTACCTGAAAGATAACCATTTTTTGTGTACTTATTCTGACTACCTGCTAGGGGTGAAGGCGTTCCCTTTTGAGGTAAGCAATGGCAAAGTAAAAAGCTTTGTATTGAGTGTAAACGGTTTTGTGGAGTATACCACCTATAAATTTTTGAAAAAATCACCTCGATAAACTTGACTTTACTTTGGATAAATACTGAAAAAATCCGCAAAAATGAGTATATTAAAATAACCTGTAAACCTGCGCTGCAATTCACAAACAAAATCAATCAAAAATTTGTTGGTGTTCATACACCAAGCCAAACCACCATAAGTCTGTAAAACTATGAAAACTGTGATTGTTACCGGAGCCAATTCGGGTTTGGGATTGTATACTTCCAAACATTTGCTGTTGCAAGACTATGCAGTAGTGTTGGCTTGTCGTAACCTAAAAAAAGCAGCAAAAGCTCAGAAGTGGCTGCATAAAAAAACCGGGAAAAAACGCACTAAAATTGCTCATCTAGACCTGGCTTCATTCAATCATATTCGTAAGTTTTGCCTGAATACACCGCTTAATAATGTTTATGGAGTCGTATGCAACGCAGGCATTTCTTATGCACACCCTACCCGGTTTACTCAAGATGGAATAGAAGAAACCTTTGGAGTAAATCACCTGGGACATTTTTTGTTGGTAAACTTACTACTTGGCAAAGCCCAAAACCTGCAGCGCATAGCTGTGGTATCGTCTGATGCGCACAACCCAGATATACAAGGGTATCATCCGCCACCTTATTATGAGCGGGCACTAGAGCTTGCCTACCCCGATGACTCACGGGTGATCAATTGGGAGAAAGAAGGAGCATTGCGTTATGCCAATTCTAAGCTTTGTAATGTGTTGTTTGTGTATCACCTGGCAGAAGAGCTCAAGAAAACCCACCGTCAACATATTTTGGTAAATGCTTTTAACCCTGGGTTTATACCGGGCACCGGGCTGGGCAAAAACTCTTCGCCTGTAAGTAAGTTTTTGTGGTTCAATGTGTTGCCCTTATTTAGTCGGTTCTCTAAAGCCATTCGCACTGCCAACGAGTCGGGCAAGGCGCTTGCTTCGCTTATTAGTGAAGCAAACGCAAGTGGCAAATACTATGATGGGTTCAAGGAAAAGCCATCGTCGAAGCAGAGCTATGATAAAAAACAAGCCCAAAAACTATGGTGGCGCAGCGAAGAACTTGCCCACTTGAAGATCAATGAAAAAATTGAATAATTTAACCCTTCACTGAACAACCCCATGTCAACACAAAAAAAGAAAGTAACGGGTATAGGAGGCATATTTTTTAAATGCCAAAACCCTGACCAAATGAAAACCTGGTATCACCAACACCTGGGTTTGCGTACCGATCAATACGGCGCTTTGTTTGAGTTTCGGCAAGCAGACGCTCCCGAAAAACCAGGGTATTTACAATGGAGCCCATTCTCGCAGGATACTACCTACTTTGCCCCTTCCAAAAAAGAGTTTATGGTAAACTATAGAGTAGAAAACCTGGAAGAACTGGTAGAAGAGCTCAAGGCACAAGGAGTCACTGTGTTGGATGAAATAGAGACCTTTGATTACGGTAAGTTTGTGCACATATTGGATCCTGAAAACAATAAAATTGAGCTTTGGGAACCAGTAGATGAGGTGTTTACCAAAAGTCACGGAGACAAGACCACCAAGTAAAATATTTGTTGGGCTAAACCAAAAAACGGGAATGTATATTGCCACAATCCCGTTTTGTATAGGTTATTTCATGCGTGGAATCACCACATACTCTTTTTTTACCCTAAAGGTAGTATCTCTTCCTTTGTTTTTAAAAGTAATGGTACCTTCCCAATATTTACGCCCCAATGGGTAGGTGGTCTTAAAGCGCACTTTGCCTATGCCGTTTTCTACTTTAATGGGTTCGCCGTTTACCGTCATTTTTGCGTTTGCTTTGCTGGGTACAGCAGCTATCACCATATTGGCACGGTAGGTATCGCCCGACCATAAAATATTGCTTTCTGCGCTCACTCCAGTATATATTCTGTCAAATTTAATATCCTCGGTAGCCGGCTGTTGGACATGCAATTGGGTGAGTATATTTTGTTGATCGTTCAATACTTGGTGTTGCAGTTGAGTAAGCTTTGCCAATGCTACTACCACAGGCTTTTGCCAAAAGTTATCATATACAAAGTTGCCTTTGGGTGCTTCAGGGTTTTTGGTAAGCAAAGGCAAGGGCTTTTTGAACAAATCTTTATATTCATTGTTTAGCCAATGGCTATAAGCATTGAGCTTTTTTTCAAGCGTATAGGCTACTCCTTTGGGGCTACCCAGCATGCCTACCATTAGCTTACTTACCCTGAGCTTGGCTTGGGGGCGTTTTACTGTATATGTTTTTTCATCAAGCCCGTCTCCCGCTTCATTTATCAAGCGTTGTTTGTTTTTGGTGAGCTCGCTTATGATCTCTGTCGACTTTTTCTTGAGCATCTCTGCCCGTTTAATCAATTCCAAGCCTTTGAGGGCATTCCCCCCCTTCTTTACATCTCTTTTGAGCGATTGAAGTGATTGATCGCTTTCCCGCTTGTAATTGACCAGCGAATGCTCTAAAGTACTGTTGATAAGCACAAATTTTTGTATCAAAGGTTCGGGGACTCGGTAGTGGGTATAATACCAAGCACCGAGCGATAAAATGAGCGCCAGGGTAACCACCGAAAACCGAATGATTCGTTTGCGCCTTGGAGCCTTCAAGTTGTTTTTTAGGGCTTCTTTTTGAGTGGGTTCGTTTTCTTCTGTGTTCATGGGTTAATAGT
This is a stretch of genomic DNA from Microscilla marina ATCC 23134. It encodes these proteins:
- a CDS encoding D-alanine--D-alanine ligase family protein, coding for MKVKIISSKGHWRNGWLTTPDEVKRATNILQQAGVEVTTTEVENVAQLEQTLDNTPAQTMIWSNAYYVNNGDEKAVWLNDYVQARGLPLLGSNAQTLRNLLQKNDCQRILKEVGLPIPTHLILTRSNLKEVSSLLSQSAVGFPMVLKPTAESGSVGVRMVTTLEEANDGVQQILADFPLSEVIAEAFLPNDDITCGFFRLGNQVMLLPTAYIVKSVAGKTNILSRKERLQEWSENDKIQPHITEQHILEQLQLYIPQIVEALNIEDISRIDGRLDTKGQLRFFDANGLPALDFPESVMNKQCFTCFPDYSQEEVYQALIHTIVYNALLRYDMEVPQAFKDHNLFTMTSQCILKLDEVNLALG
- a CDS encoding BtrH N-terminal domain-containing protein; the protein is MIIEDFNPFIGQHCETTATGSLLKQLGIHLSEPMLFGLGEGLGFIFWRTKSMDYPFIGGRVKPDQLTQNICNHLGLMLEVKETSSVKKAWKNVKGYIDQGKAVGLKLDCYHLDYFTKKIHFAAHYAAMYGYDQTKAYLIDTQPQGSQVSTSLPSLALARSAKGAMASRNLSYTITHSGQAFDLKKAIQNALINNAQRYLNPPIQNLGYKGILKTATEVKQWFEQSKNIKHEFQTTAMLMERAGTGGALFRNIYRDFLKESYELLAIDAFAVAYERFDNIAQQWTQVADLLDQIGLTQHKVLVDECAYLLTTLSAKEHEVMTQLYTAALSI
- a CDS encoding DUF1801 domain-containing protein, translated to MKQFDKDLYSEHKSLFIKVRTLLQSYEGIVETQKVRITTYTNANGGICHLRTMPHGADIGFLKGSKMEDKPGLLTGKGKTLRILSLTSFNQDILKHYIEQAIAINQTKK
- a CDS encoding AraC family transcriptional regulator, with amino-acid sequence MTNQHDLHNDYQTRIQKVLEYIRQHLSEPLDVARLAEIGNFSVFHFHRIIRAYLNEPLGAYIKRVRMETAAQLLTYSHTPIHDLSYQMGYELPSSFSHAFRKYFGKSPQAFREQQQQFIKNQPQTTNTTLPGFVLTPKIIDLPAQQLLSTRILGKYETSVIQKAWQKLMTYVFAQQLFYPTMEMFGISHDHPEIAGDILYQYEACVTLAKPVASEGEFVVKTLPAGKYAMFTYQGSYAQLDTVYNLVLKQWLFNSSYSLREAPIFDQYLNTPDNTPEEELLTKIFLPITF
- a CDS encoding MBL fold metallo-hydrolase, producing MTTFSTPNMVEGHPFRQWRKWTIPNTTFTIEGYSRSGDKTFFYIPQLKLCLDAALAEGRQGDYVLVTHTHNDHIADIEYLASRNGVQIYLPKASQNYLEEYIIARRCLNHSAPYNPRLRGSYSITGVAGGDTFYIGKNDRYQVKVVNCEHSIVCVGYAFAEKKQRLKPEYEALKQQKMAEGKMQEFGQLMAQKKQEAKQKGETVEETYYQPLFVFMGDTHASVFDNNAWLFDYPTIITECTFLKPVNEAYANERCHTHWKHLKPHINQHPKCQFVLTHFSFRYTSQEIVNFFEQELTQSQTNNVLIWLSSDTLLPQQHESKK
- a CDS encoding cobalamin-binding protein; this encodes MNKIISLLPSATEIVCALGFQDQLVGRSHECDYPVGITNLPVCTEAKFPQGSSAEIDQSVGALVQKGLSVYEVYNEVLEKLAPDFVVTQSQCEVCAVSMKDVEAAVCQLISSNPQIINLEPVGFQDVFNDILAVGKALGVPQKAQQLVTSLLARIDSVEQTTQPIARKKRVACIEWLSPLMNAANWVPTLVEKAGGVNLFGKEAQHSHYIQWADIEQQNPDVILIMPCGFGIERTLQEINLLTDLPGWKELPAVQNGQVYLTDGNQYFNRPGPRLADSVEIISEILYPETFGRKHPKKDWISLDEALITT
- the murI gene encoding glutamate racemase, whose product is MDTSNAIGIFDSGIGGLTVARAVRQLLPQESIIYFGDTAHLPYGDKSTAALQAYAIKICNVLLQQNCKVILMACNSASVAAYDLVKEYVGSRAKVMNVIEPMINYINDVYAGKNVGLIGTKQTILSNVYKKKVDQLGAGIDLRSLATPLLVPMIEENFFKNSIRAEIIETYLSREELQDIDALILGCTHYPLIKASIQKFYNTKVEVLDSSEIVASSLKGMLEMHNLTNKTGKVLQKFYVSDFTQSFETSTQLFFGKHVQLTHYPLWE